The following coding sequences lie in one Oryctolagus cuniculus chromosome 7, mOryCun1.1, whole genome shotgun sequence genomic window:
- the XRCC2 gene encoding DNA repair protein XRCC2 isoform X2, translating to MCSDFHRSESGTELLARLEGRSSLKEIEPYLFADEDSPVHGDILEFHGPEGTGKTEMLYHLTARCILPKSEGGLEIEVLFIDTDYHFDMLRLVTILEHRLSQSSEDIIKYCLGRFYLVYCSSSTQLLLTLYSLETMFCSHPSLCLLILDSLSVFYWIDRVNGGESVNLQESTLKKCSQFLKKLVDQYRLVLFATTQSIMQKASNSPEEVPSTFKRACDAEVDYRPYLCKAWQQLVKHRIFFSKQDDSKSSNKFSLVSRHLKNNNFKKLFFIIAESGVQFC from the exons CTGCTTGCCCGACTTGAAGGTAGAAGCTCCTTGAAAGAAATAGAGCCATACCTGTTTGCTGATGAAGATTCACCTGTGCATG GTGACATTCTTGAATTTCATGGTCCAGAAGGAACAGGAAAAACAGAAATGCTTTACCATTTAACAGCACGATGTATACTTCCAAAATCAGAAGGTGGACTGGAAATAGAAGTCCTATTTATTGACACAGATTACCACTTTGATATGCTTCGGCTTGTTACAATCCTTGAGCATAGACTTTCTCAGAGCTCCGAAGACATCATAAAATACTGCCTTGGAAGATTTTATTTGGTGTACTGCAGTAGTAGCACCCAGTTACTTCTCACACTGTACTCACTAGAAACTATGTTTTGTAgccacccctctctctgccttttgattttGGATAGCCTGTCCGTGTTTTACTGGATCGACCGGGTCAACGGAGGAGAAAGTGTTAACTTACAGGAGTCTACTCTGAAGAAATGTTCTCAGTTCTTAAAGAAACTTGTAGATCAGTATCGCTTGGTTCTTTTTGCAACAACACAAAGTATAATGCAAAAAGCCTCCAACTCACCCGAAGAGGTGCCTTCTACCTTTAAACGTGCCTGTGATGCAGAGGTGGACTACAGACCTTATCTGTGTAAGGCGTGGCAACAGCTGGTAAAGCATAGGATATTTTTCTCCAAACAAGATGATTCCAAAAGCAGCAACAAGTTTTCATTAGTGTCAcggcatttaaaaaataacaacttcaaaaaacttttttttattattgcagAAAGTGGGGTACAGTTTTGTTGA
- the XRCC2 gene encoding DNA repair protein XRCC2 isoform X1 → MCSDFHRSESGTELLARLEGRSSLKEIEPYLFADEDSPVHGKNTASDKSDILEFHGPEGTGKTEMLYHLTARCILPKSEGGLEIEVLFIDTDYHFDMLRLVTILEHRLSQSSEDIIKYCLGRFYLVYCSSSTQLLLTLYSLETMFCSHPSLCLLILDSLSVFYWIDRVNGGESVNLQESTLKKCSQFLKKLVDQYRLVLFATTQSIMQKASNSPEEVPSTFKRACDAEVDYRPYLCKAWQQLVKHRIFFSKQDDSKSSNKFSLVSRHLKNNNFKKLFFIIAESGVQFC, encoded by the exons CTGCTTGCCCGACTTGAAGGTAGAAGCTCCTTGAAAGAAATAGAGCCATACCTGTTTGCTGATGAAGATTCACCTGTGCATGGTAAAAACACAGCCTCAGATAAAA GTGACATTCTTGAATTTCATGGTCCAGAAGGAACAGGAAAAACAGAAATGCTTTACCATTTAACAGCACGATGTATACTTCCAAAATCAGAAGGTGGACTGGAAATAGAAGTCCTATTTATTGACACAGATTACCACTTTGATATGCTTCGGCTTGTTACAATCCTTGAGCATAGACTTTCTCAGAGCTCCGAAGACATCATAAAATACTGCCTTGGAAGATTTTATTTGGTGTACTGCAGTAGTAGCACCCAGTTACTTCTCACACTGTACTCACTAGAAACTATGTTTTGTAgccacccctctctctgccttttgattttGGATAGCCTGTCCGTGTTTTACTGGATCGACCGGGTCAACGGAGGAGAAAGTGTTAACTTACAGGAGTCTACTCTGAAGAAATGTTCTCAGTTCTTAAAGAAACTTGTAGATCAGTATCGCTTGGTTCTTTTTGCAACAACACAAAGTATAATGCAAAAAGCCTCCAACTCACCCGAAGAGGTGCCTTCTACCTTTAAACGTGCCTGTGATGCAGAGGTGGACTACAGACCTTATCTGTGTAAGGCGTGGCAACAGCTGGTAAAGCATAGGATATTTTTCTCCAAACAAGATGATTCCAAAAGCAGCAACAAGTTTTCATTAGTGTCAcggcatttaaaaaataacaacttcaaaaaacttttttttattattgcagAAAGTGGGGTACAGTTTTGTTGA